The genomic stretch ATTAACAATATTTGTATATTTATTTATAAAGAGACTTATGGGACATTTGGAAAGTATTATAAGAGAGGCTAAAGAAATAGAATCCGGAAATTTAACTTATGCAGCTAATGAACATAAAAGAAAAGATGAGCTTGGAATATTGTTCGATTCATTTGCTAATATGCGTACAAAATTAACGGAGATTATTTCACAGGTAAATACTTCTTCAGAAAAGATTACTCATGCAGCACAGGAGCTTGCAAATGGAAATGCTGATTTATCTAAAAGAACAGAATCTCAGGCAGCAAGTCTTGAGGAAACAGCTTCTTCTATGGAGGAGATGGCTTCTACAATAAAATCGTCAACTTCGCATTCAGTAGAAGGCAATAATATGATGAAAGCATCTATGGATTCTATAAAAAATGCCGGTGTGATAATAGAAGAAACTACTAAAAGTATAGAAGAAGTAAGCGAAGACAGTGAGAAGATAAAAAATATTACAAAAGTTATAGAGGGTATTGCTTTTCAGACAAATATACTTGCACTTAATGCAGCAGTGGAAGCTGCCAGAGCAGGCGAACAGGGTAAAGGATTTGCTGTAGTAGCAAGCGAGGTAAGAAATTTGGCACAAAACTCTCAGACTTCAGCGAAAGATATAACAAATCTTATTGATGTTATATATGATAAAATTAGTAAGTCAGCAGAAAAAGCAAAAGAATCTCAGCAGATATTTGAAGACTTGGAGAAAAAATTAGAAGAGACTTCAAATATAATGCGTGATATAAGCGACACAGCAATAGAACAGCAGTCTGGAGTAGATCAGGTAAATATCGCAGTCTCTCAAATGGATACAGTAACACAGCAAAATGCCGCTTTAGTAGAACAGTCATCATCAGCTGCTGAATCATTATTAAATGAAGCGAGAGAGCTTGAAGATGCTATGAGCTTCTTTAAATTAAAATAAATATTTAATTAATATAATTACATAAAAATAAAACGTCTGGTAATTATTATCAGGCGTTTTTTTATTTATTATCTTCATGATTTTTAATATCAGCTTATAACAAGAACAAACTCACGTTTTTTATTATCCTGATATTTTGTGCATATATTGTTTATACTATCTATTACAATCTCTTCATTATCTGTTGTAATATCCAAACATAATGCTGCTTCTTTTTCTTTTGAATAAACTTTTTTTACAGCATTCAAAACTTTATTGAGTCTGTACGGCGTATCTAAAATAATAATAGGAACATTTAATTTTTTTAAATACATTAATTTTTTTTCTCTTTCTCTCTCATCACGAGGTAAAAGCCCAGCATAGTAAAACTCTTTAAAATTAAAAGGCAGGCACATAATAGCCGCTGTAACACTGCTAACCCCTGCTATAGGACGTACTTTTATATTATGAGAGTAGCAGTATTCAAGAAGCAGTCTTCCCGGATCTTCTAAAACTGGTGTTCCGCAGTCGCTTATGAGAGTAACAGTTTTGCAGTTTATAATTTTGGTTATAATATCATCAATGTCCTTAGACTTTTTTGTATGCTCGCTGAACTCTATTAATCTATCTTTTTCTTTTTTTATGTTCAATGCTTTAAAAAGTGTAGTGGCTTCTCTGAAACTTTCTGCTAATATAATATCACTTTCTATTAATACTTCTTTTAGTCTTTCTGTATTATCTTTATAATTTCCTATATCTCTTGCTGCTATATAAACTGTAAGCATAAAAAATCCTTTTTTAAGTGATAATTAGTTTATTACTATCAATTTCTTTTTAATAAGCTGTTAGTAAACATATAATTCCAATTTGTGCTTACCATATTATTGCTTATAAATATATTATTATAGAATGTATTAGTAAGAAAGTTATTAGCTTTAGAACGCTCTTCCATTTCATTAATCTTTTTTACCTTTTCATTCAAAGCCCTTATAATAGCATAGCTTTCATTATCGATATTGCCGTCTATTTTTTCTGGTCTGAAATGGCATTGAAAAGCATAAAGTACCTTTCTTGAATCAAAATCCCATATATTATTTGTAGGCATGCTAGTATAACCGTATTTTACAAACTCTTCTTTTATATCCAAAACTTTAGCCTTTTTATACTCATTATCGTTTAAAAAATTTGTGTAGTCATATTCATCATACCACATACCGAGATTATATTCGTCATGAAGCCTTTTCCATGGGAATTTAGGACCTGGATCTTTTTTTCTGTATGGAGCTATATCCGAATGACCTAATATATTATAAGGTTTTACCCCGTATTTATCTATTAAGTTTCTAAGAAGGTATACTACCTTTTGTATTTGGCTTTCATTATACTCTAAATACTCATCATAAGGAATAAAAAATAAATTTTCTCTTTCTCTTTTTGTCATTCTTCTTAACTGTTCCTGAGTATTTGTAACTTTCTCTAAAAATCCTAAATTTACTATTTCTATGCCTATAGAAGTATCATTCATAGTAAGTCTATTATCAAACATAGTAACCCCAGCATGCCAAGCCCTATTATTATCATCTACAAGTTTGTATATAGGATCGTTTTCTCTTGTTGTTATTAAATAATGAGCTGAAACTCCGGGGTCGGTTAAAACTTTCAGAGACAAATCATCATCTAATGCAGTATAGTGAAGTATTATATATTTTATTCTCAAATTATAAGCGGGAGATTTAAAAACAGTTGATATTTTAGGAGCTATTTTTCTGCTTCTTATAGGAGCGGAAGTATTATCATTGCAGGAAAATAATACCAATGCAGATATTAAAAAAAGTATCTTAATTATTTTTTTATACATAAACAGGAACTCCGTTAAATCTGTAGCGTATGAAGCCTTTATAAAATTCTTTTACCTCAATATAGGCAAAATAATAAGCCTGAGCTGTATTTATTCTGGTATGCTTATGAAGGAGATTGCTGTAAAAACAGTGTGTAAAGTCTATATACATTCCGTCTGCTAAAGCACCTACACCAGATATTACAGTTCCTACTCCTGAAGATAATAATGATTTTGTGAGGTTATTATCAGTTTCTTCCATGTTGCAGGCATTAATAAAAACTAAAGACGGAGGATTTTCTAATGCTCCTACAGAGTTTAGTATATAGTCATCGCTTAATTTGATGCCGTTTTTATATCCATGTGTTATAATATGTACTATATCATAACTTTCAAGTATTTTTATAAACTCCAAATAACTATGCTCTTTTCTGTATAAATCTATTTCAGTATTTTTTATGTCGTCATGAAGTGATAAAATAGTATCTATTTCTTTTTTGTCATAAGTTATATCATCGCTTGGTATTGAAATAATGGACATTTTTAATTTTTTATTATTTATTTTATTATTATGATGAAATATATTTGAGGCATTTGTATAAGAAAATATTATATTTTCAGATATAAATTTACCGTCATAAGAAAGTATTTCCCAAGGTATATTTACGCTTTTATTATCAAGATGAAGATAAACTATTCTAAAACCTTCAAGTATATGTTCTCTGAAATCTTTTTCTGGAATAAGCATATTCATCAAATAGCTTCCAAGCTCTATATATTTATCTATATTACTGCTTTCGCTGTTTGAATGTTTTAATAAACGTAAGTATTCTTTATATATACTTTCATAAGCCTTATAGTCAAAATGTTTTTCGTATTCTGCTACATAAAGCGAAGGATAAGTTTCTATTGCCTGATATTTAAAAATATCATTATCTATAGTGCATGAAAAAAATGTCTGTGATATATTATCATTTAAAACTATTAATCTGTCTTTAAGTTTTGAAAATGTTTTATAATCTATTTCATAAATAGAAAAGTCAGAATATTTTTCTTCAAGTTTATAATATATTCCGCGTCTTCTTTTATAATTGTCAGTTATATAAATATTTGTATAGTCTTTATCTGAGTATTCATTTTTTTCACTTTTTAAATCAATTTCATAGTAACCGTATAATTTATTTTTGTCATTATCGTATAAAAATATATTTATACAACTTTCATCTTTTTTTATATTTTTTAAAATCTTTTTTACAGATGCATTTTTTAAAGAAATATATTCTATACTATGAGATAAAAAGTATTCTCTATTTTGAGTTATAATGTATGATTTATATGCCATTTATTAAATATCTTTTTTAAGTATAAATAATGATTATTTATTATACAGTAATTTTTTATATAATCAAATAAAATGTTTATCGGATAATGAATGATAAGACATAAATAAATTATTTAGTTTCAAATCCGTCAATAGTAAAACTGTATGTATCGCTGTCTGGAAGTAATTTTAATGTAATTAATACTGTGTTATTATACATGTCTTCGTTGAAATTATTTAAAGGTATTTCTATGGTTATATCTTTTCTTAATATCAAATTAGAAAATTGTGCTCCTATCCATAAATAAAAATTAAGATTAAACTTATCACTTCCTTCAGTATATTCAAAGTACATATTGTCAAGTTTTATATATTTTCCAGTAGTCATAGTTCTTCCAAAGTCATTATTACTGCACATATAATATCCGCCGTTATAATCAGCATTATAGGAATCCGTTTTATTATTGATATCTATTTCAATTACGCTTGCATACATACTGTCATTTTTTACAAAATATTTTGAACTGGAAGAGCCTTCTATTTTTAATTTAAAATTCATAGTTTTTTTAAGTATTTGTGTATTATTATTTTGTTCACTATTTGAAGTTTCTGCTGAATTTTCTATGCTTTCATTTCCTGAATTGCCAGAATTTTCATTATTCTCGCTATCCGAATTTTCAGTGTTTTCATTTGAAGTATTATTACCAATAGGATTTAATGGTTTATAATTGCAGCCGTATATGAAAAGACATGCTGATAATAGTATAATTAAAAATTGCTTCATAAACAAAAATCTAACAAATTTAATCTTTTTTGTCAATAGTTTTGTTATATTTAAAAGACATATAATGTAAAGCTATTGTAAATTCATTAATAATGATATAATATTTAATTTTAAGTAAATATTTGTTGAAATAAATTTACATCGAATATATACTTATTAGTAATTATTATTAATAAAAACAATATAAAATTTATATAAATTTCAGGAGGTTCAATTTGAGTTGGATAGGTGCTATTATATTACTGAGTGTATTAGTATTTGTTCATGAGATGGGACATTTACTAGCTGGCTTAGCAGTTGGAATAAAGGCTGAGGCTTTTTCTATAGGTTTTGGTCCTATACTTTTTAAAAGAGAAATTAAAGGAATAGATTTCAGATTTTCGCTTATTCCTTTTGGAGGATACTGCAAATTTAAGGGAGAGATTTCTGAAGACGGCAATGTAGAAGAAGGTGATTTTCTTAATATGTCGCCTTTAAAAAGAATAATAGTTTATTTTGCTGGTCCTTTCTTTAATTATTTATTTGCATTTTTACTTCTTACAATATTGGTATCTTTGCCTTCAAAAATAGATTTATATTCGCCTACTGTATCAGTATTCAGAGATGGTAAATACATGCATTCAAAGTCTGGTATGACATTAGCATATGAATATGGCTTGCAAAGCGGAGATACTATTACAGCTATAAACGGCATAAAAGTAGAATCAGATAATGATATATTAAAAACTATAAATGATGAGGCTATACAAAATGCTGCTGAAGAAATAGTTTTCAGTATTAACAGAAACGGTGAAGCTATTAATATAACTATACCTTCTGTTGAAATGCTTAAGGCTTTGAGCGGAGAGAGAGTATTGGGATTATATTTCGGAGATGATCTTATAATAAAAAATGTAATTGCCGATTCTGCTGCTTCTGAGGCTGGACTTATGGCAGGAGATAAAATAATAGCTATAAACGGTATTAGTGCAAGTAATATAGCAGATTTCAGACCTATAGTGATGGATAATGCTTCTCAAAAAATCAATATAACTATAATAAGAAACGGAGAAGAGATTACAAGAGAGGCTATACCAAGACCAGTATCTTCAAAGACTATAGGTACTTACGGAAGTTTGGGAGTTGAGTTTGACAGTACTCCTATGAGAGTAGAGAGAGTTGACGGCATACCTTTTCCTAAATCAATACCTGAAGCTTTTAAAGAAACTGGTAATTATTTGGTTTCCTATATAAACGGACTTAAACTTCTTTTTACTGGTAAATTATCAGTTCGTGAAAATTTGGGCGGACCTGTAAGAATTATACAGATTTCATCACAGGTTATTTCTGTTGATATAGAATACAGACTTAGAACTATACTTTCATTTACTGCTACTATAAGTTTAATACTTTTCTTAATGAATCTTCTTCCTCTTCCAGTAGTAGACGGCGGTATGATAGTATTTTCATTTATAGAGCTTATAATGAGGCGTCCTATAGACAGAAAAGTTCTTACAAAGATACAGGCTGTAGGGGCTGCATTTTTAATAACACTTGCTATATTTATCACTATTAATGATATAACACAGCTGTTTAGATGATGTTTATAAAAGATATTTTTGATACAATAAATAATTAAAAATAAATATAATAAGAGGTTTGTTTTTGAGCAGACCTCTTTTTTATGGTTTTAATTAAAAAACAATTAATTGAATAATACAATTTATATATTTGTATTATACTAAACTTTACTATATAATACTAATTCAAAAAATAATTAGGATAATTATAATAAAATGAGCGAAAATTTAAAAAATGAAATACTAGAACTTGTAAAAAGTGAGGATATAATAAAACCAACTAGATATTTAGGCGGCGAGATAAATGCTATAATAAAACCAAATATGCCTTTTAAATTTGTTATGTGCTTTGCGGATATGTACGAAATAGCCATAAGCAATTTGGGGCTTTCTATACTTTATGAGGTTATTAATTCTATTGAATATGCATCATGTGAGAGAGTATACGCTGTTGCTGAAGACTTTGAAAAACTTTTAAGGGAGAAAAATATACCGCTTTATACTTTGGAGACTTTCAGCAGAGTAAAAGATGCTGATGTTTTGGGATTTACTTTGCAGTATGAGCTTATATATACAAATATACTTCAGGTGCTAGAATTAAGCCAAATACCTATACATAGATATGAGAGGGGAGAAGATGTACCTATAATAGCGGCAGGAGGACCTAGTGTATTTAATCCATTCCCATTGGCTGATTTTATAGATGTGTTTTTATTCGGCGAGTTTGATATCGAGATGAAAAACTTTGTTGATATAATTTATAATCTCAAAAAAAACGGGGCAAAAAGAGATGATATATTAAAAGAGCTTTCAAAACTTGAGTATGCCTATGTTCCTAAATACCCAAGAGAGAATGTTAAAAGAATATTTGTTGAAAATATTAATGAAATGCCGTATGTGAAGAAACCTTTAGTTCCCCTTGTAGAGGGCATACAGAACAGAATATCTGTTGAAATAGCTAGAGGCTGTACTCATAGCTGCAGATTCTGTTTAGCTGGTATTACTTACCGCCCTGTAAGAAACCGCACTATAGAAAAAATTGTTGATATATCAATGGAGTCATTAGAGGCTACTGGTGCTAATACTTTAAATTTATTTTCGCTTTCTGCTGATGATTATCCTCATATTGCTGATTTGATAGAGTATTTGCAGACTCTTGGAGAGCATAAGGGATTTTCTTTATCTCTTCCTTCACTTAGAATAGATTCATTTGATAAAGATACTGCAAATAGAATAGCTCAGTTTAGAAAGACTGGACTTACATTCGCATTAGAAGTAGGAAGCCATGAATTAAGAGAAAAAATAAATAAGGAAATGGATGAAGAAGCCATATACAATATACTTGCCGATGTTCAGAAAATGGGCTGGAAAATAGTAAAGATATATTTTATGATAGGCTTTACTGATAATCCAGATAAAGAAGCTGATGAGATAATAGAAGCACTTGAAAAGATGATTAAAGTGTCAAAAAACAAAGTAAAAATCAATGCCGCAATTAATGTATTTATACCAAAGCCTCATACGCCTTTAGAAAATACTAATCAGCTTACAGATGAAGAAGCTATTTACTATATAGGAAAGGTGAGAGATCATTTTAGAGGTACAAAGGTTGCTATAAAATATCACCCTCCAAGAATGGCAGAAATCGAAGGAATAATATCAAGAGGCGATGAAAAAATAGGTAATATTATTTACAAAGCATATAAAAAAGGTGTAAGATTCGATGCTTGGGTTGAACATTTTAATTATGATATTTGGAAGGAAGTAATAGAAGAAAGCGGATACACTATAAAAGAATTATTAAGCAGAAAAATAAATATGCCTTGGAAATGCATTGATACTCTTGTAAGTCAGAAGTTTTTTGATAAAGAATATGAGAGATTTCAAAATGGTAAGTTTACAGAATACTGTTTTACAGGAAATTGTCAGAACTGCGGCATAGACTATAAAAAATACTGCCATAAATACAAAAAAGAAGTTTTAAACACCAACTTTACTCAAATGGCTGAAGAATTAAAAACTCTAAAAAAACGAGATATATTTGCTGTAAATTATAAAGTATTTATGAAATTCAAAAAAGAGGGTATATCTTCATTACTAGGTATGCATGATTTATCGCGTGTGATGATATGTGCTTTAAAAATAGCAGGGGCTAGCATATCATTAAGCAAAGGTTTTCACCCATTAGAAAAAGTGGTATTCACTCCGCCAACTCCTTTTGCTTGTGAGAGTGATGCTGAGTATATGGAAGTGAGTTTAACTGATTTAGTAGATATAGAGTTATTAAAAAACAAAATTAATAATCTGCTTTCTCATATAGGCATAGAAATAATGAGTGCCATTTCTACTCCTACAAATGCTAAAAATATACAGTCTCTTCCAAAGAATACAGTTTATAAAATTATAACAAGCGATGATAAAAAGGCTTTTGATATACTTTCAAACAAAGAAAATCTAAAATTAAGCGAAGAGAGAAAAGGAGATTATTTAATTATAAATAAAGATAATGATTTGCTTATAACACTTTTAGAAAGCAGTGAAAAAGCTATAAGGGTACGAGATATAAAAGGCTATCTTTTGAAGAATGATATTAGCTTAAAAAATATTAGAAAATTAGAACTTGTATAGATAACAAATATTGTTTTAGGAGTTTTTTATTATGATTAAATTCTATTTAGAAAATGCATTTGAATTAAATAAAGAGTATCCAGACACTTTTAAAATTCCTCCTCAAAAAGAAATTGATTCTTTAAAACTTGATGATTATGTTAAATTAATTTTTACGGAAGAAAATGCTGTACCTGAGAGAATGTGGGTAAAAATTACAAATATAAATGGTGATAATTTCACAGGTATATTAGACAATGATCCTTATTGTTTGAAAAGTGTAAAATGCGGTGATAAGATAGTTTTTAAAACTGAAAATATAATTGATACATACTTAAATTCTTAAGTTTATCAAAATAAAATTATTTTTTATATGCATTTTCTGAAAGAATATTTTTGATAATTATATTTTTGAATCTCTCTTGCTTTTTTTATAAGTTTTAAGTGCTTTTTATAATCTTTTAATTTGTAATAGCATATTGAAAGGTAGCATATGGTATATATATTATTTCTTTTAAGTATATCAAGCTGCTTATCAAAATTTTCTATAGCATTTATATAGTCTTTAACAGCAAAAGAACAAAGTCCCATATAATAATATATAACATCATTATTATCAGATATTTCTTTTGCCTCTAATAGATTTTCCATAGCCTTTTTATATTTATCCATTTTATAGTATGATACGCCTAGACATAATGCTGTATGATAATCTTTTTTATTTTTTTCATTATATTGTAGAGATTTTTCTAAATATTCTATAGCCTCATCATAGTTATGAAGTCTGTAATGGCATATTCCTATCCATTTAAGATTTTCAGAAGTACTTCCTTCTATATGCAAGGCATTAGTATAATACTTGAGAGCCTTTTTATATTCAGCAAGGCTGTAATATGATGAAGCAATCCATCTGTGTATGTTATGATTATAAGGCGATAATTCTAAAGAGAGATTTAAGTATTTAATAGCTTTTTTATATTCATTTATATTATTGTATGAAGCTCCAAGATAGAAGAAATAATAATAATGAATATTGTTTTTGTTTTCTAATGCTGTATCAAAAGCTTTTTCAAAATACTTAATAGCAGCTTTATATTCAGCAAGCATATAAAGTGCAAATCCCGCTCTGAAATAGTATTTAGCATTTTTTTCTATTTCTATAAGCTTTTTATATATATCAAATAGGTTTTGATAGTCTTTATTTTTGTATAATTCTTCAGCCTTTTTTATATAAAATTCTTTTTCCATAATATTTTTTTATATTATAAATAAACTTAAATATTTATAATAAGTCAAATATAATAATTAAAAAAAATCATAATAAATTTTACTTATCAGCTATTAAAATTAAGGGTTTTATTTCCGAATATATAGTAAGAAATATAAAAAATAGAAGAATAATATGGCTATAATAGAATTTAATATACCAACAAAAATTACATTTGGACTTGATTCTCTTGATTGTCTTGCAGACACTATCAAAAAATACGGCGGCAGAACTGTATTAGTAACAGATGGTGCTTCTTTCAATCAAACAGGCTTAATAGATCAAATAGTTAATAAACTTAATGAAAAATTTATTAATGTAATGGTTTATTCTGATGTAAACTCTACAAGCACAAGCGATGCTGCTGATATCATTGCTAATTTAGTAAGATACAGCAGGGCAGAATCGATAGTTGCTGTAGGAGGCTTTAAAATACAAAATACAGCAAAAGGAGCAGCAGTTGTAGTAACTAATAGCGGAGAGGCTTCAGACTATATTAATGGTCAGCCGGTATATCATAAGCCTTTGCCTATTATAGCGGTTCCTACAATATTGGGATCTTTGTCTGAAATAGCTACTGGAATGTGCCTATATGATAAATATGATGAAGTAAATAAGCAAAACAATGAAGACAGCGTATTTTCTTCAAACTGTATAATAGACCCTTCTTTATATACTACAGTTCCAGTAAAATATGCTATAAGCAGTGCATTATCAGTATTTGCTTTGTCTTTTGATATATATATGAGCAATACTCTTACAAGCATCACAGAGCCTTTAATAATTCATGCCATGAAAATAAGTATGCAGGGGCTTAAAAAACTTATTGCCGACAGCAATAATATAGACAATATAACAACTTTAGCTACAGCAAATATGTTATGTGCCGCTTCTGCATGTCATAGCAGTTTGGGAGCTATAAGGGCATTATCTATTGCTATTAATAGTGTTTATGCTGTTAATAAATCAATGGTATGTTCTATACTTCTTCCTCATATAATGGAATATTATATTACGGTTGCACCTGATAAATATATTGTTCTTACTAATGTTATAGATGGTATAGACCCGGAAATGACTCCTTTTGAAATTGCAAATCAGGCGTCTCAGCATATAAAGAAATTTCTTCTTAATATTAATTTACCTACAAGGTTAAATGAAATTAATATAGACAGAAGTAAATTTGATAAAGTAGCAGAATTAGCATTGCAGTATAAGGGAATGGACAAACTTCCTCGTGCTATGAACTTTGATTCTATTATGACTATATTAGAGCAGGCGTATTAATCTTCGCTTTTAGGTGCATATTTGTAAGGTTTTTTATGTAATGCATCTATTAGCTTTTTATTTGGTTTATAATTGGTAATAGGCGGAAGAGGCTTATATTCTAAAAGACTAGAGTTATAGCTTTCAGCATATTTATTGTATGCCAAACATAAAAGATATTCTAGGTTTATAGTATCCAGCAGATTATAATGTATAAGTGAATCGATAGCAGTTTCATCTTTAGTGTCCTGATAATAATTCCATAGTAAAACAGCTGTATATCCAGTAACGCCTTCCATATCATCGCCTCTTGAAAGTCCTACGTCCTGTTCTATTTTTTTTAATCCGCCGGTATATCCAAGATCTTTAAGTACAAAGCGTAAATCTATTTGAGCACATTTTATTGTTGTAGCAAAGTATCTTTCAAGAAAAGGTATATCAAAGCATGAGCCATTAAATGTGCAAACTATAGAATAATTTTTTATATAATCAAGAAATTCATTTTCATTTCTGCCATGA from Brachyspira murdochii DSM 12563 encodes the following:
- a CDS encoding ribonuclease H-like domain-containing protein — translated: MDLLKRTFQHIEGIGPKKESLLWEEGAIDWEDTLKNIDYYAMPKSIREALKDELPRSIYNYKNKNYHYFLKRFPTPIIYRLYPFFMDKIVFLDIETTGIKPSKADVTVIGCYDGKEMKVFVHGRNENEFLDYIKNYSIVCTFNGSCFDIPFLERYFATTIKCAQIDLRFVLKDLGYTGGLKKIEQDVGLSRGDDMEGVTGYTAVLLWNYYQDTKDETAIDSLIHYNLLDTINLEYLLCLAYNKYAESYNSSLLEYKPLPPITNYKPNKKLIDALHKKPYKYAPKSED
- a CDS encoding iron-containing alcohol dehydrogenase, whose translation is MAIIEFNIPTKITFGLDSLDCLADTIKKYGGRTVLVTDGASFNQTGLIDQIVNKLNEKFINVMVYSDVNSTSTSDAADIIANLVRYSRAESIVAVGGFKIQNTAKGAAVVVTNSGEASDYINGQPVYHKPLPIIAVPTILGSLSEIATGMCLYDKYDEVNKQNNEDSVFSSNCIIDPSLYTTVPVKYAISSALSVFALSFDIYMSNTLTSITEPLIIHAMKISMQGLKKLIADSNNIDNITTLATANMLCAASACHSSLGAIRALSIAINSVYAVNKSMVCSILLPHIMEYYITVAPDKYIVLTNVIDGIDPEMTPFEIANQASQHIKKFLLNINLPTRLNEINIDRSKFDKVAELALQYKGMDKLPRAMNFDSIMTILEQAY